A single Brachionichthys hirsutus isolate HB-005 chromosome 17, CSIRO-AGI_Bhir_v1, whole genome shotgun sequence DNA region contains:
- the LOC137906766 gene encoding LIM and calponin homology domains-containing protein 1-like, whose amino-acid sequence MASSSAAPPTRGDSERKQPNVPEAACEEAQKWIEAVTGKSFGDKDFRSGLENGILLCELLSAIQPGLVKKINRLPTPIAGLDNLSVFLRGCEELGLKGAQLFDPGDLQDTSIRANLKDSDCSRKLKNVLNTVFWLGKAARGCASYSGPSLNLKEFEGLLAQMKVESEEGGERPQKRGVRDSGYDCWDSERSESLSPPRHTRDNSLDSLDSFGSRSQHCPSPDAGNRGSGSDSEVDATGRRPDVRKDDMSARRTANSELRSSVPFNQFLPNRTNAGSYIPNPRRKPGTEEGEQRSPEPGKRPGPHHKSPKTVTWAPESDGENLEADSGKRPREMLQQKRLQELEKAGIKVLPAAVRYSSPPSIEEQVARSPSPSIVLRRENDFLSCQKAASEPPSDEEEEAEVRKVPDLRRDDLASRRAHRGPVPPKVHQFVPRPACSDKDRERWAGIRRASQKALQEEELSEKEAVGDLITRRDNPFLSPTPRSDEEEEEGDEGKAEAMPDKQIDDLAQRRAQCRPRPHRDGPMSFVSATMNQADMEKWKRLKMTEPSREKDVFVSRGGVATGNIWLPRTDNKPCLHYEQKRDEEEEEEDERAPDLQKDDMMARRTGVFHKQTSATVTSNRFLPLPASKRSHRGELTTDAAPRNKREVQAERSKTLNARAEHQQPRVPTMEPHPDTTATRGTPRREHHEDEDHCDENDPLPDLEKDDMTARRSGAYQKQSAVRPNQPANQFLPVPGSIKYRVAPVSAMKPLRSRPEPTEKVAGESSVVAVRAEPRPPLPKTTTLPTSRRPGKRPDWDGKQDEHTTVPNPSATSVGEPVSSPPPASVEAQTPKSKAAPAKQSAQTRDEEEVKERRSDVKEEPQKKPLWLDDEDLPPMIRRVAFMSEETESVSMSDILNEDEVGYLPPLSQSRHERMHEQNNNFTEEEDHWQDDLARWKNRRRSASQELIKKEEERKKLEKRLKEEASDGNKRKSIKTYREIVEEKERREAELCIDYRNAATPEEAAVVLQRYALRFTISDATLDSLKLPRSTPVPDQDPNHVAEPSALMNEYEKSEALRGSEPTRLIDQTAASPKRMATEATVQQDPSACVSPSCPAPGGPGGPTSPAAHSENVPPQQSELQSKPTESRTSHQKPPPTRHAPPPIEQARPRAAQPAHALPSPPVTPRPVPLLAAKPYCQPGVAQPGHKPFKMDGLVRVNGEDVSVSAPATSARLAPRAIKDVPFKPTEEDSPAEQPATNEEAADQAPPPQTEKPTPSPGSAISSLIGGRNCVITTTIVTELTQTVVEPHQPDAQSNGQYFPVQVNGALASPERFAASPNSMQEYSPTVTEGLEESGVTIETPMLNLAKRVNHWVWDPNEERKRLESWQQEQERLLQEQYQREQEKLKREWEKAQLEVEEEERKHNEEERRILDETVTHLTPAGSSYQHSGHAEVTSSSPESNTERGNAPLHKNGQRIPTGDEDQHASKLHFLRDSSCDGEPSQKQELWKTASLDRNPQLNQAEIVKRCVSGKRLCSGCSQPLGKGAAMIIDTLGLFFHMQCFKCGACKGQLGDATAGTDVRIRNGLLSCYECYIASRGRGQPTTL is encoded by the exons ATGGCGAGCTCCTCGGCGGCTCCTCCGACGCGAGGCGACTCGGAGCGGAAGCAGCCGAACGTTCCCGAAGCAGCTTGCGAGGAGGCTCAAAAATGGATCGAG GCTGTAACGGGGAAGAGCTTCGGCGACAAAGACTTCCGCAGCGGACTGGAGAACGGCATCCTGTTATGCGA GCTGCTGAGCGCAATCCAGCCAGGGTTAGTCAAGAAGATCAACAGGCTACCCACCCCCATCGCTGGGCTG GACAACCTGTCGGTGTTCCTGCGAGGCTGTGAGGAGCTGGGCCTGAAGGGCGCCCAGCTGTTTGACCCCGGGGACTTGCAGGACACGTCCATACGAGCTAACCTCAA GGACTCTGATTGCAGCCGTAAACTGAAGAAT GTATTGAACACCGTGTTCTGGCTTGGGAAGGCCGCTCGCGGCTGCGCCTCCTACAGCGGCCCTTCTCTCAACCTCAAGGAGTTTGAAGGGCTTCTGGCTCAAATGAAGGTG GAGAGCGAGGAAGGAGGGGAGCGTCCACAGAAGCGCGGCGTACGAGACAGCGGCTATGACTGCTGGGACTCTGAGAGGAGCGAGTCGCTCTCGCCGCCACGACACACTCGCGACAACTCGCTGGACAG tctGGACTCCTTCGGCTCCCGTTCGCAGCACTGCCCGTCTCCTGACGCGGGGAATCGAGGCAGCG GCAGCGACTCCGAGGTCGATGCCACTGGCAGGAGGCCCGACGTGCGGAAGGATGACATGTCAGCCAGACGGACGGCCAACAGCGAATTACGAAGCTCCGTTCCATTCAACCAGTTCCTTCCCAACAGAACCAACGCCGGTTCTTACATCCCGAATCCCCGGCGAAAACCAGGCACGGAGGAAGGAGAGCAGCGGAG tccggAACCAGGCAAAAGGCCCGGCCCGCATCACAAATCGCCAAAGACTGTCACATGGGCGCCTGAGAGCGACGGAGAAAACCTGGAAGCGGACAGCGGGAAGAGGCCCCGGGAAATGCTGCAGCAGAAAAGGTTGCAGGAGTTGGAGAAGGCAGGGATCAAAGTTCTCCCTGCTGCCGTTCGCTACAGCAG cccccccTCGATAGAAGAACAAGTGGCGAGGTCACCGTCCCCGAGCATCGTCCTCCGCCGTGAGAACGACTTCCTGAGCTGTCAGAAAGCTGCATCGGAACCCCCCtctgacgaggaagaggaggcggaggtgcGGAAAGTACCCGATCTCCGTAGAGATGACCTGGCGTCCAGACGAGCTCATCGGGGCCCCGTTCCTCCCAAGGTGCATCAGTTCGTCCCCCGGCCCGCGTGTAGCGACAAAGATCGGGAGCGCTGGGCGGGCATTAGACGAGCCTCACAGAAAGCGCTTCAAGAGGAGGAGTTAAG TGAGAAGGAAGCGGTTGGCGACCTCATTACGCGCAGAGACAATCCCTTCCTCAGCCCCACCCCTcgcagtgatgaagaggaggaagagggagacgAGGGAAAGGCTGAGGCGATGCCTGATAAACAAATCGACGACCTGGCTCAGAGGCGGGCTCAGTGTAGGCCCCGCCCTCACAGGGATGGGCCAATGAGCTTCGTTTCTGCCACTATGAACCAGGCAGATATGGAGAAGTGGAAGAGACTCAAGATGACTGAACCCAG CCGGGAGAAAGATGTGTTTGTCAGTAGAGGAGGAGTGGCTACCGGGAATATCTGGCTACCTCGAACGGACAACAAGCCCTGCCTGCAT TATGAACAGAaaagagacgaggaggaggaggaagaagatgagaggGCGCCAGATCTTCAGAAAGATGACATGATGGCAAGGAGGACAGGTGTTTTCCATAAACAAACCTCTGCCACGGTGACTTCAAATCGTTTTCTGCCTCTGCCCGCCTCGAAACGCTCACACAGGGGGGAGCTCACAACCGATGCGGCTCCTCGCAACAAAAGGGAGGtgcaggcagagaggagcaAAACGCTGAATGCCAG AGCGGAACATCAGCAGCCCAGAGTTCCCACCATGGAACCACATCCGGACACGACGGCCACCAGGGGAACGCCGCGCAGGGAGCACCATGAAGATGAGGACCACTGTGATGaaaacgatccgttacctgatCTGGAGAAGGACGACATGACGGCACGGAGGAGCGGAGCTTACCAGAAACAGAGCGCCGTCCGACCGAATCAGCCCGCTAATCAGTTCCTGCCAGTGCCAGGATCAATTAAATATCGCGTTGCCCCGGTGTCTGCGATGAAGCCGCTGCGCAGCAGACCTGAGCCCACGGAGAAGGTGGCCGGTGAAAG CAGCGTCGTTGCAGTGCGGGCAGAACCTCGGCCCCCGCTCCCCAAAACCACGACCCTCCCTACGAGCCGGCGGCCGGGAAAGAGGCCGGATTGGGACGGAAAGCAAGACGAACACACGACCGTCCCAAACCCCTCCGCCACAAGCGTGGGCGAGCCCGTCTCGTCTCCTCCGCCCGCTTCTGTTGAAGCCCAAACGCCTAAATCCAAGGCAGCGCCTGCAAAGCAGAGCGCACAAAcgagagatgaggaagaggtgAAGGAAAGAAGGAGTGACGTGAAGGAGGAACCACAGAAGAAGCCCCTCTGGCTGGATGACGAGGATTTACCTCCCATGAT CCGGCGAGTTGCTTTTATGTCTGAGGAAACTGA GAGCGTGAGCATGAGCGACATCCTTAACGAGGACGAGGTGGGCTACTTACCGCCGCTGAGCCAATCACGACACGAGCGCATGCACGAGCAGAACAACAACTTCACGGAGGAAGAGGACCACTGGCAAGAC GACTTGGCTCGCTGGAAGAATCGCCGCCGCAGCGCGTCACAGGAGCTGAtcaagaaagaggaggagaggaagaagctggagaagagGTTGAAGGAGGAGGCAAGCGATGGCAACAAGAGGAAAAGCATCAAAACCTACAGAGAGATAGTGGAGGAGAA GGAGCGCAGAGAAGCCGAGCTGTGCATCGACTACAGGAACGCTGCGACTCCAGAGGAGGCCGCCGTGGTCTTGCAGCGTTACGCCCTTCGTTTTACCATCAGCGACGCAACACTGGACAGCCTAAAGCTGCCCAGATCCACTCCCGTGCCCGATCAGGACCCAAATCACGTGGCCGAGCCGTCGGCGCTGATGAACGAATACGAGAAGTCAGAAGCTCTGCGCGGATCAGAACCGACCCGTTTAATAGATCAGACAGCCGCAAGCCCCAAAAGGATGGCGACAGAAGCAACCGTTCAACAAGACCCATCGGCGTGCGTCTCCCCCAGCTGCCCGGCACCCGGCGGTCCCGGCGGTCCCACCAGCCCGGCCGCACACTCGGAAAACGTGCCGCCACAGCAGAGCGAGCTTCAATCCAAGCCGACAGAGTCCCGAACCTCGCATCAGAAACCGCCTCCAACCAGACACGCCCCGCCTCCCATTGAACAAGCGCGGCCTCGCGCCGCACAACCCGCACACGCACTCCCCTCCCCTCCGGTGACCCCCAGACCCGTCCCGCTGCTGGCAGCCAAGCCCTACTGCCAGCCCGGGGTCGCACAACCCGGACACAAGCCTTTCAAG ATGGACGGTCTGGTGCGAGTCAACGGGGAGGATGTGTCCGTTTCCGCTCCGGCTACCTCTGCTCGGCTCGCCCCAAGGGCGATCAAAGACGTTCCCTTCAAACCGACGGAGGAAGATAGTCCAGCCGAGCAGCCGGCGACCaatgaggaagcagcagaccAGGCGCCGCCGCCTCAAACAGAGAAGCCGACCCCGTCTCCTGGCTCTGccatcagctccctgattggagGACGAAACTGCGTCATCACAACGACGATCGTGACGGAGCTCACGCAGACCGTCGTGGAGCCGCACCAGCCGGATGCTCAAAGCAATGGGCAG TATTTTCCTGTTCAGGTCAATGGAGCCTTGGCGTCACCTGAGCGGTTCGCTGCGTCGCCGAACAGCATGCAAGAATACTCTCCCACTGTCACAG AGGGCCTTGAAGAGAGCGGCGTCACT ATTGAGACCCCCATGTTGAACTTGGCTAAACGTGTTAATCACTGGGTCTGGGACCCCAATGAGGAGCGTAAACGCCTGGAAAGttggcagcaggagcaggagcgcCTCCTTCAG GAGCAGTATcagagagagcaggagaagcTGAAGAGGGAGTGGGAGAAAGCACAgctagaggtggaggaggaggagagaaaacacaACGAAGAG gagaggaggatccTGGACGAGACTGTGACGCATCTCACGCCCGCCGGCTCTTCGTACCAGCACTCGGGTCACGCAGAGGTGacttcttcatctcctgaaAGCAACACAGAAAGAGGAAACGCTCCTCTGCACAAAAACGGACAAAGGATCCCCACGGGGGACGAAGATCAGCACGCGTCGAAGCTGCATTTCCTCCGGG ATTCTTCATGTGATGGTGAACCTTCACAGAAACAGGAGCTGTGGAAGACGGCCTCTCTGGACCGGAACCCCCAGCTAAACCAGGCAGAAATTGTTAAACG atgtgttaGTGGGAAGAGACTATGTTCCGGTTGTTCTCAACCACTGGGAAAAGGAGCTGCCATGATCATCGACACACTCGGCCTGTTTTTCCACATGCAGTGTTTCAAG TGTGGAGCGTGCAAAGGACAGCTGGGTGACGCCACTGCAGGGACTGATGTACGGATTCGAAATGGACTCCTGAGCTGTTATGAGTGTTACATCGCATCTCGag GCAGAGGTCAGCCCACTACGCTATGA